Proteins from a single region of Geothrix sp. PMB-07:
- the trmFO gene encoding methylenetetrahydrofolate--tRNA-(uracil(54)-C(5))-methyltransferase (FADH(2)-oxidizing) TrmFO, protein MIHIIGAGLAGSEAAWQLANRGHQVLLTEMRPLCHTAAHTTDQAAEMVCSNSFKSDDPNSATGILKAEMQRMDSLILRCAEDTRVPAGNSLAVDRVAFSSAVTQALRTHPNIRWETAHATDPDLNHPTILATGPLTSEPLTAWLSAITGCGQLHFYDAIAPIVDRDSIDMDIAWMAARYDKGGPDFINCPLNKSQYETFLDALLAAERAPLHDLDTPYFEACLPIEVMADRGRETLRHGPMKPVGLDDPRTGHWPHAVVQLRQDTLAGEHFNLVGFQTRLKWGAQKEVFRFIPGLAQAEFARFGSIHRNTYLQAPQVLDSTLHVKSVPNLWVAGQLSGVEGYLESAAGGLAAAFAVNRAARNLPALPFPKETVLGSLLHYLAHASTKDFGPTNAMLGLLPPLPDGEIDIRGLKRSGGLRAVKAAKGAAHRQRALASLEAHLRESN, encoded by the coding sequence GTGATCCACATCATCGGAGCAGGACTGGCTGGCTCTGAAGCCGCATGGCAGTTGGCCAATCGCGGGCACCAGGTGCTTCTCACAGAGATGCGTCCGCTCTGCCACACGGCAGCCCATACGACAGATCAGGCCGCCGAGATGGTGTGCTCCAACTCGTTCAAGAGCGATGATCCCAACTCGGCCACGGGCATCCTGAAAGCAGAGATGCAGCGCATGGATTCACTGATCCTGCGCTGCGCGGAAGACACCCGCGTCCCCGCTGGCAACAGCCTCGCCGTGGACCGCGTGGCCTTTTCTTCGGCCGTCACGCAGGCCCTGAGGACGCATCCAAACATTCGCTGGGAGACAGCGCACGCCACCGATCCCGATCTGAATCACCCGACCATCCTCGCGACTGGACCTCTCACCAGCGAACCGTTGACCGCCTGGCTCTCGGCGATCACGGGTTGCGGGCAACTGCATTTCTACGATGCCATCGCCCCCATCGTTGATCGCGACAGCATTGACATGGATATCGCATGGATGGCCGCGCGCTACGACAAGGGCGGCCCCGACTTCATCAACTGCCCGCTGAACAAGAGCCAATACGAAACCTTCCTCGATGCTCTCTTGGCAGCGGAGCGCGCGCCTCTGCATGATTTGGACACCCCCTACTTCGAGGCCTGTCTGCCCATCGAAGTCATGGCCGACCGCGGACGGGAAACGCTTCGCCATGGCCCCATGAAACCCGTTGGGCTGGACGACCCCCGCACCGGCCACTGGCCTCACGCGGTGGTCCAACTGCGCCAGGACACGCTGGCCGGTGAGCACTTCAACCTCGTGGGCTTCCAGACCCGCCTCAAGTGGGGCGCCCAGAAGGAAGTCTTCAGGTTCATTCCCGGTCTGGCACAGGCCGAGTTCGCGCGGTTCGGAAGCATCCACCGGAACACCTACCTCCAGGCGCCGCAGGTTCTAGATTCGACACTGCATGTCAAATCTGTTCCCAACCTCTGGGTGGCCGGCCAGCTCTCCGGTGTGGAGGGCTACCTTGAATCCGCCGCGGGTGGTCTGGCAGCGGCCTTCGCCGTGAATCGTGCGGCAAGAAACCTACCGGCTCTTCCCTTCCCCAAGGAAACGGTGTTGGGAAGCCTCCTCCACTACCTGGCGCACGCGTCCACCAAGGATTTCGGCCCCACCAACGCCATGCTTGGCCTGCTTCCACCCCTGCCAGACGGGGAAATCGATATCCGAGGGCTGAAGCGATCCGGAGGCCTGCGAGCAGTCAAGGCGGCCAAGGGCGCAGCCCACCGCCAACGGGCGCTGGCCAGCCTGGAAGCCCACCTGAGGGAATCGAACTAG